From a single Loxodonta africana isolate mLoxAfr1 chromosome 9, mLoxAfr1.hap2, whole genome shotgun sequence genomic region:
- the LOC100673567 gene encoding prorelaxin H2-like gives MQHPVFFHLLGVWLLLSHSPREAKAQGSNIVKLCGRELARARIEICGQINWGKNPNRGKSSLTSALVADTVSSSINRGMETLDRLSKFIPNFQEKVMPNVELVKIIKKRQSEAEDSSPSELKDLVLDKHSRKKRTGILELSNKCCYQGCTVRELARGC, from the exons ATGCAGCACCCAGTCTTCTTCCACCTGCTAGGAGTCTGGTTGCTGCTAAGCCACAGCCCCAGAGAGGCCAAGGCCCAGGGGTCCAACATTGTGAAGCTATGTGGCCGTGAATTAGCGCGTGCACGCATTGAAATCTGCGGCCAGATCAACTGGGGAAAGAATCCTAACAGGGGCAAGTCATCACTGACATCTGCCCTGGTTGCAG ATACTGTATCATCCTCCATCAACAGAGGTATGGAAACCTTAGATAGGTTGTCAAAATTCATTCCTAATTTTCAAGAGAAGGTGATGCCAAATGTGGAACttgtgaaaatcatcaaaaagagACAAAGTGAAGCAGAAGACAGCAGCCCTTCAGAACTAAAAGACTTAGTCTTGGATAAACATTCCCGCAAGAAGAGAACGGGAATTTTAGAACTGAGTAACAAGTGTTGTTATCAAGGTTGTACCGTAAGAGAACTGGCGAGAGGATGCTGA